A single genomic interval of Musa acuminata AAA Group cultivar baxijiao chromosome BXJ3-4, Cavendish_Baxijiao_AAA, whole genome shotgun sequence harbors:
- the LOC135637208 gene encoding protein RRP6-like 3 isoform X5: MRETNGYLPILCSPQQKVFHGADNDVLWLQRDFHIYVVNMFDTAKACEILSKPQKSLAYLLETYCGVSTDKTLQREDWRPRPLSAEMIEYARNDVHYLLYIADCLVSELKRKTPDLSASLDDKLNFFFEASHRSNMVCMQLYAKEVESTPGASAAASILSRNLNIVGITSWRRLEMKDLIWIFCAWRDLMVSSIILKRARIHDESLRYVLSDQAIAALAVKAPKSPTEIYDVILHVDISNGLNAHPALPSPSPIAKNHVEDICILLQEMNANIDDVFRRFWDKHLDHAQCSPLSAYNYGLLSEISLKHAGMSFSKPSVEKFTPMVGKRASRELFIQKFSCKSPVYHNCRIYASDGRLLCYCDRRKLEWYVQRDLARIVEDDPPAIMLLFEPKGRPEDEDNEFYIQSKKNMCVGCGEKSHYIRYRIIPSCYRMHFPEHLKSHRSHDIVLLCVDCHEVAHSAAEKYKKKVAQEFGIPLFVQKIVNLGESTVATVVSTSVNPTEETGVAPLQLRTAAMALLRHGSNMPSGRLEELTQIVKTYFGRQEISAEDLEAALLVGMSPHERRRFEKKRGLSFRHNEQNIIYNTSSVAQTAEDNDKKNGSMYVAEGSSEYMFKNTDSRRRSLSNSSMIDTSSALLLNNNTTVANSIQILDRVQELEQEIFSSMNEGNKNENPSDGARRNLIPSMSEVASSGTTKKVSLLGHGPHGKHVVEHLLCKYGEDGIQQFCQRWRKVFVDAIHPRFLPYGWDIMHSGRRDFGEYSVYSPAKRAVQDANVLD, encoded by the exons GCATGTGAGATTTTGTCAAAGCCACAAAAATCATTAGCATACTTGCTTGAGACATATTGTGGAGTGTCAACTGACAAAACTTTGCAG CGTGAAGATTGGAGACCGCGTCCTCTTTCAGCTGAAATGATTGAGTATGCTCGTAACGATGTTCACTATTTGTTATATATTGCTGACTGTTTGGTCTCTGAACTCAAGAGAAAAACCCCTG ATCTTTCAGCTTCTCTGGATGACAAGTTGAATTTTTTCTTCGAGGCCAGTCATCGGTCAAACATGGTCTGCATGCAACTGTATGCCAAAGAAGTTGAATCTACCCCTGGGGCTTCTGCTGCAGCTTCTATATTGTCACGAAATTTGAACATTGTAGGGATCACATCCTGGAGAAGGTTGGAAATGAAG GATCTTATTTGGATATTCTGTGCATGGAGAGATTTAATGGTCAGTTCTATTATACTCAAAAGA GCCCGAATTCATGATGAGAGCTTACGATATGTTCTATCAGATCAAGCCATAGCTGCTCTTGCTGTAAAAGCTCCAAAAAGTCCAACAGAAATATATGATGTCATATTACATGTTGATATAAGTAATGGTTTAAATGCTCATCCTGCCTTACCTTCACCATCACCTATTGCCAAGAATCATGTGGAAGATATTTGCATTCTCCTACAGGAAATGAACGCCAACATAGATGATGTTTTCAGAAGATTTTGGGACAAGCACCTAGATCATGCTCAGTGTTCTCCACTTTCAGCATACAACTATGGTCTTCTATCTGAAATCAGTCTGAAACATGCTGGTATGTCATTTTCAAAGCCAAGTGTTGAAAAGTTCACTCCAATGGTTGGCAAAAGAGCCTCCCGAGAGCTTTTTATTCAGAAATTCTCTTGCAAATCGCCAGTATACCATAATTGCAGGATCTATGCTAGTGATGGAAGATTGCTTTGTTATTGTGATCGAAGGAAACTGGAGTG GTATGTGCAGCGAGATTTGGCAAGAATAGTAGAAGATGATCCTCCAGCAATTATGCTTCTTTTTGAACCAAAAGGCCGTCCAGAGGATGAAGATAATGAGTTCTATATTCAGAGTAAGAAAAACATGTGTGTTGGATGTGGGGAGAAAAGCCACTACATACGCTACAGAATAATACCATCCTGCTATAGAATGCACTTTCCTGAGCATTTGAAGAGCCACCgttctcatgatattgttttgctcTGTGTGGACTGCCACGAAGTAGCTCATTCTGCTGCTGAGAAGTATAAGAAGAAAGTAGCACAGGAATTTGGAATTCCTCTTTTTGTGCAAAAAATTGTTAATTTGGGAGAAAGCACAGTTGCTACTGTAGTCTCAACATCAGTGAACCCAACAGAAGAAACAGGTGTCGCTCCTTTGCAGTTACGAACTGCTGCTATGGCTCTCCTACGCCATGGATCCAACATGCCATCAGGAAGGCTTGAGGAATTGACGCAG ATTGTGAAGACATACTTCGGTAGACAGGAAATTTCTGCAGAAGATCTGGAAGCTGCATTACTTGTTGGCATGAGTCCTCATGAGAGAAGACGGTTTGAGAAGAAAAGAGGGTTATCTTTTAGACATAATGAGcagaatattatatataatacatcAAGTGTTGCACAAACAGCTGAAGATAATGACAAAAAGAATGGTAGCATGTATGTTGCTGAGGGATCATCGGAATATATGTTTAAGAATACTGATAGCAGACGGAGAAGTTTGTCTAATTCATCCATGATTGATACAAGCAGTGCCTTGTTACTCAATAACAATACTACTGTTGCTAATAGCATACAAATTCTGGATAGAGTTCAGGAACTTGAACAAGAAATTTTTTCCAGTATGAATGAGGGCAATAAAAATGAGAATCCATCAGATGGGGCTAGAAGGAATCTGATACCTTCCATGTCTGAAGTTGCTTCTTCAGGAACTACAAAGAAGGTGTCACTTTTAGGACACGGACCACATGGGAAACATGTTGTAGAGCATTTACTATGCAAGTATGGAGAGGATGGAATTCAACAATTTTGTCAAAGGTGGAGAAAAGTGTTCGTTGATGCCATTCATCCCCGTTTTTTGCCATACGGTTGGGACATAATGCACAG TGGACGTCGAGATTTTGGCGAGTACAGTGTTTATAGCCCTGCAAAAAGGGCTGTTCAAGATGCCAACGTTTTGGACTAG